In Mustela erminea isolate mMusErm1 chromosome 20, mMusErm1.Pri, whole genome shotgun sequence, the sequence GGTGCCGCGGCCGGGCGCGGTCCCGGGGCTTCCCTCCGCGCCCGCGGGCTCGCAGACGCCTCAGTCTCTCACTCCGCCGAATGGGCTCCAAGCCGGGGCTCCGCGCGGCCGGCCGGGGGCGGCTGCCTGGAGTGCAGGGGCGCCGCCGGGCCGCCCTCCCACCGCCCGCAggtgcgcccccgccccccgccgccgggCAGGGACACGCGCGCAccggccccgccccagccccgccccgagGGCTCATTTACATGCGGCCGCGGCCCCGCCCGGGGCGGCTAAAGCGACGTGTCCTTGTCCCCCGTGGGCAGCCCCGGCGCGTGCAGCTGCGGATCTCCAGgtaactgggggtgggggatcccTGTGGGGCCGAGGGGCGAGGACCGAGGGGCGGAACCTGGTGGGGTCagcgtggggggggggtggaaacgTAGGGGGGTGGGCCGTCCACGTGGTGGGACTGGGGGCTGTGGCAGGCTCTAGCCACTGTTGATCTCTGACCGCAGACAGCTGCCCCATGTCCTCAGCGGTTGTGGCCCCAATGTCTTCCCTGCATGTGTGACATCCAATGGTCAGCCAGCCAGTGAGGTGGCTGGAGTGGGCACCTGTCGATTAGGCGCCGGGGGGAGACACAGCAACCTCTGGCAGACCTCCTCCCTGAGCTGGAGTCCTGCCACGTCTCTGGGTGGTCTGAGAAAAGTGCTGAAGGCCACCTAAGCCCAGGGGGCAGTGAGGGGCAGGGGCCGGAGAATGGGCCCGGGATCAGCGCATGTGGAGTCCAGAGTGGACACCAGGTCAAAGAGAAGTGTGGGGGGTCGCTGTGAGGTCAAACTGGAATGGCCAGAGGGTTGGGGTGAGGGTTCCATGTGTGAGGGGGAAGGGGCCTGGGGTCACTGTGCACCACGTGGTCAGCTGCCACTGGACAGGGAGGGGGCCGCCGGGCATGGCTGCCCCGGGTGTCTGCTGGGCGTCCTAAGCATCCACCAGCCTGCTGTGTGACCCCCCAGTGGCCTGTGTTCTGGATTTCAGTTCCAAGGGCCTCCCTCAGAGCTACCACCTGCGGGGACAACCGGCCTGGAGCCATGAAGACCAAGAACCGGCCCCCCAGGCGCCGGGTGCCATCGCAGGACATAGAGGCCACCGCAGGGGAACGGTCCCCGGACAGGGCCCAGCAGGGGTCGGGGCCGGAGCTGGCCAAGGGTCTGCGGAGCAGGACGGCGCGGGCACAGGGGGCACGGGCGGAGGCCGGGCGCCGGCGGCCGGGGCCCTCGGGAGCCGGTGGCCGGCGAGAGAACAGCGTCCAGCGGCGGCTGGAGAGCAACGAGCGTGAGCGGCAGCGCATGCACAAGCTGAACAACGCCTTCCAGGCACTGCGGGAGGTCATCCCGCACGTGCGGGCCGACAAGAAGCTCTCCAAGATCGAGACGCTCACTCTGGCCAAGAACTACATCAAGTCACTGACCTCTACCATCCTGACTATGTCCAGTGGTCGCCTCCCGGGCCTGGATGGGCCGGGCCCCAAGCTCTACCAGCACtaccagcagcagcaggcagcTGGGGGCACCCTGGGGGCCACGGAGCCCCAGCCCGAGGGCCACCTGCACAGGTACTCCACGCAGATCCACAGCTTCCGAGAGGGCTCCTAGCGCCTGGCCTGGAGGGCAGCGGCCAGGCCCgctccccccagccctgctgcctccATGCCAAGAGCCCCAGATTGGTGGTGACAGCCCACGTGGACGTGGCCCCAGTGGCTCCATTTCCCTGAACACTCAGCTGCCTGTGTGGAGCACATCCTGGCCTTCAGGGGACGAGACCAGTGAGCGGCCTGGTCTGGGCCATGGCTCCGGGCAGCATAAAGCCCAAACCTCCGCAGAGGTCCCAGGACCTGCTTTTTAATTGACTAGGGCCACAGTGGACAGGCCTTTGTAACTAAATTCTTTTCACTCCCAACTCCCTCCAGAGGCATGGGGAGATTCCAGGAAAAGGTCAGTTTTGGTAAGTTTTCCCAGCTCCTGCAGAGGCCCGGGCCCTGGAAGGGTCCTCCTCCAACCTCCAATATAGCCTCCTCATTCGGGGTAAACTGAGGCACCGAGCAAGCAAAGCCCTCGGCCACAGAGCGTGGCTAAGCCAAGATGACTGACTCGTGTAATTCAGCGTGTGTCAGGTAGAAACCCCCAAACCCCTAGAGATACTAATCCGATTACCTCAAATTAATTCTAAAGGGACCTtggcagggagagcggcaggggCCTTGTCCTGGCTCCTGCTGGGTGGGGGCTCCTGACTGTGGAGGGGCTCGCGGCCTGGCActgtggggctggggacaggtctgggagggaggctgggagccaCTGCCTCCCCTAAGCCGCCCACCTCCGTGTCACTCAGGTTTGCTGCTTGCTGTCATACTGGTCCCTGCCGGGGACATGTCAGTGGCAGAGGGCGGTCTGACAGAAATTCAGGGTGTTCTTGGGCCCTGCTTGGAGTTGGTGTCCCTGCAGGGCTGTCTGtgggaaggagcctgggtggcaAGAGCTCCCCTCCCTAGCCTGGTACTGCTCCTTCAAGGCAGGCCTGGGCAGTTTGGCAGGTCCCTGGCCGCCTCAGGCCAAGCTTCCTTCTGTAGCGACAGGCTTGGCGACTTTGCTCTCAACGCCTCCTGGCATCTCTCTGCTCTCACCCCTGTGCCCACAGTCAGtatggggaggggacaggacaaGCTTGGCAGCCTCAGGCAGGAACGGCAGTGACAGAGGCTGTGGCGAGCGAGGGTCAAGTTGGCCTGGCATATGAGGCTAGAGCTGTCCCCGAAGCCCCCAGGGACCAAGCCCCCCTCCTGGGTGGGGACCAAGGAACATGGAAGCAGGGCTgccaccctcccagccccaggggtCCCGGCCCCAACTGCTTCATCCACTGCCAGGCTTGGCATCAGTATCAAGGACAGCAGGCGGCAGCCCTCAGAGCAGCCATTAACCACGTTGGTCCTCACTTTCCGGGTCCAACGCTGGCTGGACCCTCCCCAGGCCCCATGCCGGGCCCTCTGGAAGGCGGCCCCGGGAGGCGTGGTCTCGCCCTAGCCATCCTTCAGCACGgtcaggtgcccccccccccgcccccaggtgctcctggccTGCCCCTTGGAGGTGGCCCCTTGGGAAGGTCAATGCTCAGAACATTCTGCTGATGGGAGCCGGGGTTGAGGGCCGCTTGGAGCTCGGGACTGATGGGGCTCACGCTTGCTGTGGGTGACCTGGCCAGCTGGGATGCAACACAAGGCCATAGAGCTAAGTGTACCCCCCGAACTTGCTGAAGAAACCCacaaactgagctgaaagcagcgggAGGGGCACCCAGCAGAGGCTCTGTCCCAGAGACCTTGCCCGAAGACCAGGGGTGGTGGAAGGGTCTGTGGGTCCCCACCTTGCAGGTGACAGCTTTCAGAGCTCCTTCTGTCTCAAACCGGCACCTGTGTCCACTCTGCTTCCCAGAGGGTGACCTGGGCCCAGATGTCCGTCCGGTCCTTCTTCTGCCTCGTGGCCAGAGGGCATGTGCATACCCTGTGGCCATGTCACAGAGGATGCTTAAAGGTACCAGTCGAGCTTTGGGGTGTCTGGTGATGAGCCAGTGAGGCCTGCTGCTGGGTCTGCTCCCTTTGCCCTTGTCTTGGGCACATCTGCCCTGCAAGGAAGCCCAAAGCTGGCCACCCACTGGCCCCAAGCCCTGCCACCGGGCCCGCACCCACCTGTGGACCAGACCTGTGTGAGCTCTGGAGGCTGAAATCCCCACGGACTGGAGCTGAGGAACCAGAACTGTGACCTTTCTGTGTGGGAAAACCTACCTGGAACTGAACGGCCAGTGCCCCTGCTGTAATTGTGGTAAAAATGTTTCTTAAGTGACCCAAATTTGCTTTGATTTCTCATAATGGTCCCTTCAGAGTACTAATGAAACCAATGCTgtgtcataaaacaaaaataaaaagattctacGACGACTGCTACTGTGGGGGAACCGTGCATTTTCACAAGGtagcaataaaaaaatagcatGTCCTTTATGCTCCGTTGTGAGATTTTATTGAATAAAGCAGCCAAGGAATCAAGACGGTTCGGtgatgctgagcagggagacggTGTGCGCTCAGCAGCGAGGACACAGTCACCCAGCTACGGACAGCAAGTCACCGCAGGATGACAGATCACTGCTACAGAAGAAACCCACAGTGCCCACCCGGAGACCACCTGACCGGTGTGAACACCCAGGACAGCGTCCCCAACCCGCATTCACACCTCTCGGTCGCACCTCCACCATTCCCGGCAAACGCAGAGACCGTCAGCCCCCTCGGGTGCAGGAGGGGACCCCACAGGAAACCTCCTTCTAGTTAGCCTCTGCTGACAAGCCTGACCCTGCAAGATGGGGTCAAACACACGCCTGACCCCTCCAGATGGGAGTTCTGGGGAAGGCTGGAGTCTGTCCGTTTTTGTCCCCAAATGAGCAGAGGCCAGCTTGGGCTCTGATGGCCTCCAGGCAACGTGTCTGGTTGCAGGAAGCACATGTGAGGCTTCCCCAGATGGTGCCGTCATCAcataagcagcagcagcaaaggggcgcctggctggctgagcTGGTACTGcctacgactcttgatctcggggttgtgggttcgagccccatgctggatggAGAgatcacttagaaataaaattaaaaaaaaaaaaaaagaaagaaagaaagagaagctgcAGGATGGGAGGTGCTTTCCTACCGGTCCCGGGTGGGGAGGGCTCCTGCCCTGGTGTGGAGGGCTTGGGGCTGCGGCCGGCACACCCCATGTCCCAACAGCCCCTCCCGGCTGATCACAGAGGGAGCAGCCCCCAATCCCATGGCGGGGGGGGCTGGCTGGGGGCAGATGTCAGCATGTTCTGTATGGACAGCTTATGCCAAGACCGCCAAGGGCTTGTGCCCAGGCAGGAGAaagacccccctccccagcctttcCTTCCAAGCTGCCAACTCTTAACTTTTGAAATTTAACCGCAGTTCCGCATCTGGCTCTGAAAAAGCATCCCAGAACAGGGCAAAGCGGCCCTGAGTGAGCCCCACAGCCATTTTCGTCGGGAGGTAGGGGGGGATCTGTGCCCTGGGGTTTCATGGGCTTGGCCTCCCCGGAGCAGCATTCCTGGGGGGCTCTAGGTTCCCTTTCTTGAAAGGCGGGAGGCAGAGTGGGAACGGATAGGTTGGAGTGAAGTGGCCCCCAGCCCACTCCGTGGCCCTCCTTGCAGACAGGGACCCGTGCAGGAGCGCCCACAAAGCTTCACATTTCTGGGCTGGTGCAGCCAGTGCCTCTGAGGTGGCCGGGACCTCCGGCCAGGTTCCCTCCAGGATCCACATTCAAGAATGGCTCAGACGGGAAGGCTCACGTATCCACCTTGATCCTTAACACCTGCGTGACACCTGCTTCAGGTGAGGGGGGAGGTGGGCTCAGCAGCAGACGGGGCCATGGGCCTCGTGTAGGGCTCCAGCCACCCTCGAGGGCGTGCTGGGAAGGCCCACCTCCCCAGTCCAGTCAGTGGTTGTCTCCTGGGACCTGCTCCTGAGGGCTCTGGTGGCGTTGGCTCGGATGCTGATGTGATCCCAGCCCCCCTGGAAGGAGAGAGCCTCGTCAACCATGGCTGTCAGGGGTTAAGGGGAGAGACCATGCTTCCAGACTGCAGGAGATCAAGGACCCCTGATGGGCTCTCTCTGGGGCCTCCCGCCCACCCTGACAGCAGGTCCCAGAGCATGCGGTGTGACCACGCCACCCCGAGCCAGGTAAGCCACCCCACATGGCCTTGCTCACCCCAATGCCGtagtcccagccctgccccatgGGCTCTCGAGGCTGCACGCCTGTGCGGTGGCACACAGTTCCGCGGCTCATGCTACGGCTCCCCGGGACCTTGTTGGCGATAATCCAGACCTGAAACACAGACCCAGCGAGGGTCCAGCCCCCATCTCCAGTGGGACTGCGGGCACGGCATGCGGAGACCAGAGCAGGAACCCTGAGCACCCCAAACCCCCAGAGCAAGCGTCCACCTTCGGCCCCCGGGCCCCCAACCCTGAGCACCCAGACCTGGTCCAAGGGCCCCACGGACACTCGGCACACGTTGTTGGACACGTGCTCCCAGCTGGAGCCCTGCGGGTAGCTGGGCGTCACCCCCTGGCGATACCACAGATTCCCTGGAGAGAGAAGGGCCCAGAGTGTTGGGACCCCGTTTGGGGTCTGGCTACGGAGACAACGGAAGCTGTCCCCACACTTCCTGGGGCTCCTGCCggcccaggaagagagagaagccagggcCGGGGCCAACTCTACCCTCCCCACACTGGACTCGGCCTGAGCCTCATAATCGTCCCGCTGTGCTGGGCTGGCGGCGTCAGGCTCTCTCTACGCATGAGAAACGGAGCACAAGGAATTCTTtagacagatacagagaacagggTCTGGACTCAAAGCCCTGGTTCCAGTCCCAACTCTGCCCTTTTCCTTGCTTTGCTCGTGGTGACGACAGCCACAAAGCAAGAAAGGGAACTGGAGATAGCCCTGAGGCACGGGCAGGTGACCTCTGCCAGTCCCATGCTGCCCGGGGGGCTCCACACAGCAGGCCCCAGGCCAAGCTggcaccccccacccagcacagCTCGGGACAGGGACTTGTTCGAGACTGACGGCCTCTCATGGTGGCTTACAAAGCTTATGTGTCGGGGCCCTGGGGCTGGCCAGGGTCTCGTCCCACTGGGGTGCCCAGGGAAGCCCTTGTCTCCCCTGGGggccactgaggctcagagacaacTTGCCATTTTCGTCCAAGGCGTATACTGCCGTCTGCCCCACGGACACCTGCTTCAGTCTCTGCTTGGGAGGAGACGGGATGTGGTACCAGCAGTCCCCTGCGGCACAAGGCGGGACTTAGGGTGCAGCCGGGTGACACCACACCTGCCACCCCCTATGCTCGTGGTCGACGTGGCCTCCCCTGCAGCTCGCAGGCTCAAGGCAGGTTTGGCCAGGCTCTGTTCCCAGGCCAGCCAGGCCACACGCATGTCACAGGGCCCGGTGTTAGCTGAGAGCCAAGCAGAGCAAACCCCCAACACCCCACCTCGCCCAGGGCCCTCAGAGGCCATGGCGGGAGAGGGTGGGGTCCAGCAGCACGATCTCAGAACAGGGACACCAAGGTGCTCAGCTTGGCATGGGGTAGACAGTCTGTCTCGGGGCCGCCAGGCACCACCATGCGCAAGTTCCTGTTCCCATGTGGAGGGCAGCACCTTGCAAGCCAGCACCCATCCGAGCGCCCCTGTGCCAGACACCGTCTGGACATCCGACACCCAGTCAAGAACAAGCCAGCATGGCCTGCAGCCCTGAAGGGTTCCCTGAGTGGGCAGTAGGCTAGGTGGGGCCACCCCAAGAGGGCATCCCAAAGGGCAGGACATGCAAGTGCCCACAGACAGCAATACCCTGGGCTGGAGGCCGGGGCTGGTGCAGGGCGGCTGCAAGGGACCGCCCCATCGCCGGGATGACCACCCCCAGTCAGTCTCAGCAGGAGGGGGTGAGGCCTCTGGGGAGTGTCCTCGCTCGGCCCCAGGGCCTGGTCCACAGGCAGCACTCACTCCAAGCTTGTCCAGCTGAACTGAACAAGAGGA encodes:
- the BHLHA15 gene encoding class A basic helix-loop-helix protein 15, which translates into the protein MKTKNRPPRRRVPSQDIEATAGERSPDRAQQGSGPELAKGLRSRTARAQGARAEAGRRRPGPSGAGGRRENSVQRRLESNERERQRMHKLNNAFQALREVIPHVRADKKLSKIETLTLAKNYIKSLTSTILTMSSGRLPGLDGPGPKLYQHYQQQQAAGGTLGATEPQPEGHLHRYSTQIHSFREGS